One Chiloscyllium punctatum isolate Juve2018m chromosome 19, sChiPun1.3, whole genome shotgun sequence genomic window carries:
- the LOC140491213 gene encoding cardiotrophin-2-like — protein MANTWLLLLSVSLFAVSSSTDSSTLNITFQRSLTLARKILQEVRDLFIKYKHEKLGSPTFEDYNMMLSSLPTTAIEYMDWLEMQDVDRLLLNTKDLYTFWIHVDFKRIDELTDCQESAMSKSMEVVSLDLRDLISQLNSQISALNSTSPEPQDLTLPNNVLNPGHDWHSKLQGYIIFRDLETYLNKVIRDFTLLKTKYRE, from the exons ATGGCGAACACTTGGTTGCTGCTTCTCTCGGTTTCACTCTTCGCTGTCTCATCATCAACTGATTCCAGCACCCTCAACATCACCTTCCAACGTAGCCTGACCCTGGCCAGGAAAATCCTCCAGGAAGTCCGCGATTTATTCATTAAATAC AAACATGAGAAGCTGGGCAGTCCAACCTTTGAGGATTACAACATGATGTTGTCCAGTTTACCCACCACCGCCATCGAATACATGGACTGGCTGGAAATGCAG GATGTGGATCGCTTGCTGCTCAATACCAAGGATCTCTATACCTTCTGGATCCACGTGGATTTCAAACGGATCGATGAACTAACAGATTGTCAGGAATCAGCAATGAGCAAGTCCATGGAGGTGGTTTCCCTGGATCTCCGGGATTTGATCTCCCAGCTGAACTCCCAG ATCTCAGCTTTGAACAGCACGTCCCCTGAACCCCAGGACCTGACTCTCCCCAACAACGTCCTGAACCCAGGCCACGATTGGCACAGCAAGCTGCAAGGCTACATCATCTTCCGGGACTTGGAAACTTATCTGAACAAAGTGATCCGAGACTTCACTCTCTTAAAGACTAAATATCGGGAATGA